From a region of the Mycobacteroides saopaulense genome:
- the dnaE gene encoding DNA polymerase III subunit alpha: protein MSSSNSSFVHLHNHTEYSMLDGAAKIKPMLAEVERLGMTAVGMTDHGNMYGASEFYNVATATGVKPIIGIEAYIAPASRFDTKRVFWGDPGQKSDDVSGSGSYTHMTMVAENATGLRNLFKLSSLASFEGQLGKWARMDAELIAEHASGVIATTGCPSGEVQTRLRLGQENEALAAAAKWQEIFGKDNFFLELMDHGLSIERRVREGLLEVGKKLGIPPLATNDCHYVTKDHAHNHEALLCVQTGKTMSDPTRFKFDGDGYYLKPASEMRDLWDDAVPGACDNTLLIAERVQLYEDVWNFKDRMPVFPVPEGEDQDSWLRKEVDRGLERRFEGVPGGVPDEYFTRAHYELDVIKQKGFPAYFLVVGDLVSHAKEVGIRVGPGRGSAAGSLVAYALGITNIDPIPHGLLFERFLNPERPSAPDIDIDFDDRRRGEMVRYATEKWGSDRVAQVITFGTIKTKAALKDSARIHYGQPGFAIADRITKALPPPIMAKDIPVWGITDPEHERYKEAAEVRTLIDTDPDVRTIFQTARGLEGLIRNAGVHACAVIMSSEPLTEAIPLWKRPQDGAIITGWDYPSCEAIGLLKMDFLGLRNLTVIGDALDNIKANRGIDLDLDHLPLDDPATYELLSRGDTLGVFQLDGGPMRDLLRRMQPTGFNDIVAVLALYRPGPMGMNAHNDYADRKNGRQPIKPIHPELEEPLKEILSETYGLIVYQEQIMFIAQKVASYSMGKADALRKAMGKKKLEVLEAEYKGFYEGMTNNGFSEKAVKALWDTILPFAGYAFNKSHAAGYGLVSFWTAYLKANYPAEYMAGLLTSVGDDKDKAAVYLADCRRLGITVLPPDVNESVHNFASVGEDIRYGLGGVRNVGANVVQSLIATREEKGAFTDFSDYLHKIDIAACNKKVTESLVKAGAFDSLGHPRKGLFLVQSDAVDSVLGTKKAEAMGQFDLFGGGGDDSAESSSVFAIKVPDDEWEEKHKLALEREMLGLYVSGHPLNGVAHLLSRQTDTQIPTILEGDIPNDTQVRVGGILASVNRRVNKNGMPWASAQLEDLTGGIEVLFFPQAYSVYGAEIADDAVVLVNAKVAIRDDRISLIANDLVVPDFSQAADDRPVAVTMPTRQCTIDKVTALKQVLARHPGTNQVHLRLISGERVTTLELDQSLRVTPSSALMGDLKALLGPGCLGG, encoded by the coding sequence GTGAGCTCCTCGAATTCTTCGTTCGTGCACCTGCACAACCACACCGAGTACTCGATGCTCGACGGTGCGGCGAAGATCAAGCCGATGCTTGCCGAGGTCGAGCGCCTGGGCATGACCGCGGTCGGCATGACCGATCACGGGAACATGTACGGCGCCAGCGAGTTCTACAACGTCGCCACCGCCACCGGGGTCAAACCGATCATCGGCATCGAGGCGTACATCGCCCCGGCGTCGCGATTCGACACCAAACGTGTGTTCTGGGGCGATCCGGGCCAGAAGTCCGACGACGTGTCGGGCTCGGGTTCGTACACCCACATGACGATGGTGGCCGAGAACGCGACGGGCCTGCGCAACCTGTTCAAGCTGTCGTCGCTGGCGTCCTTCGAGGGTCAGCTCGGCAAGTGGGCCCGGATGGATGCCGAGCTCATCGCCGAACATGCCAGCGGCGTCATCGCCACCACGGGATGTCCTTCCGGTGAGGTGCAGACCAGGCTTCGGCTCGGGCAAGAGAACGAGGCACTTGCTGCCGCGGCCAAGTGGCAGGAGATCTTCGGTAAGGACAACTTCTTCCTGGAGCTGATGGACCATGGGCTGTCCATCGAACGCCGGGTGCGCGAGGGCCTGTTGGAGGTGGGCAAGAAGCTCGGCATTCCACCGCTGGCCACCAACGACTGCCACTACGTCACCAAGGACCACGCGCACAACCACGAGGCGTTGCTGTGTGTGCAAACCGGCAAGACCATGTCGGACCCCACCCGCTTCAAGTTCGATGGTGACGGTTACTACCTCAAGCCGGCATCGGAGATGCGGGACCTGTGGGATGACGCGGTCCCCGGTGCCTGCGACAACACGCTGCTGATCGCCGAGCGCGTGCAGCTCTACGAGGATGTCTGGAACTTCAAGGACCGGATGCCGGTCTTCCCGGTTCCCGAGGGCGAGGACCAGGACTCGTGGCTGCGCAAGGAAGTCGATCGGGGCCTGGAGCGCCGGTTCGAGGGTGTTCCCGGCGGAGTGCCCGACGAGTACTTCACCCGTGCTCACTACGAGCTCGACGTCATCAAGCAAAAGGGATTCCCCGCATACTTTCTGGTCGTCGGCGACCTCGTTTCCCATGCCAAAGAGGTCGGCATCCGCGTCGGCCCCGGCCGTGGGTCTGCGGCGGGCTCGCTCGTCGCCTACGCGCTGGGCATCACGAACATCGACCCGATTCCGCACGGTCTGCTGTTCGAGCGATTCCTCAACCCGGAACGGCCGTCGGCACCGGATATCGACATCGACTTCGACGATCGCCGCCGCGGCGAGATGGTTCGCTACGCCACCGAGAAGTGGGGGAGCGACCGGGTGGCGCAGGTCATCACCTTCGGCACCATCAAGACCAAGGCCGCACTGAAGGATTCGGCGCGAATCCACTACGGGCAGCCCGGTTTCGCGATCGCAGACCGCATCACCAAGGCGCTGCCGCCGCCGATCATGGCCAAGGACATCCCGGTGTGGGGCATCACCGATCCCGAGCATGAGCGGTACAAGGAGGCCGCCGAGGTCCGCACGCTGATCGACACCGATCCGGACGTGCGCACCATTTTCCAGACGGCACGCGGTCTGGAAGGTCTGATCCGCAACGCGGGCGTGCACGCCTGCGCGGTCATCATGAGTTCGGAGCCACTGACCGAGGCCATCCCGCTGTGGAAGCGCCCACAGGACGGCGCCATCATCACCGGTTGGGACTACCCGTCCTGTGAGGCCATCGGCCTGTTGAAGATGGACTTCCTGGGCCTGCGCAACCTCACCGTCATCGGTGACGCCCTGGACAACATCAAGGCCAACCGCGGGATCGATCTGGACCTCGATCACCTGCCGCTCGATGATCCGGCCACCTACGAATTGCTTTCCCGCGGTGACACTCTCGGGGTGTTCCAGCTCGATGGCGGGCCGATGCGGGACCTGCTGCGGCGCATGCAACCCACCGGGTTCAACGACATCGTCGCGGTTCTGGCGCTATACCGCCCCGGCCCGATGGGCATGAACGCCCACAACGACTACGCCGACCGTAAGAACGGCCGTCAGCCGATCAAGCCCATTCATCCCGAGCTGGAAGAGCCGCTCAAGGAGATCCTCTCCGAGACGTACGGCTTGATCGTCTACCAAGAGCAGATCATGTTCATCGCCCAGAAGGTCGCCTCGTACTCGATGGGTAAGGCCGACGCGCTCCGCAAGGCCATGGGTAAGAAGAAGCTCGAAGTGCTGGAGGCCGAATACAAGGGCTTCTACGAGGGCATGACCAACAACGGCTTCTCCGAGAAGGCCGTGAAGGCGTTGTGGGACACCATTCTTCCGTTCGCCGGCTATGCCTTCAACAAATCGCACGCCGCCGGCTACGGGCTGGTGTCCTTCTGGACGGCCTACCTCAAGGCCAACTATCCGGCCGAATACATGGCCGGACTGCTGACGTCGGTGGGTGATGACAAGGACAAGGCCGCCGTCTATCTCGCCGACTGCCGCCGCCTGGGCATCACGGTGCTGCCGCCGGACGTGAACGAGTCCGTGCACAACTTCGCCTCGGTGGGAGAGGACATCCGCTACGGGCTCGGCGGTGTCCGAAATGTCGGTGCCAACGTGGTGCAGTCGCTCATCGCCACCCGCGAGGAAAAGGGTGCGTTCACCGACTTCTCGGATTACCTGCACAAGATCGACATCGCGGCCTGCAACAAGAAGGTCACGGAATCGCTGGTGAAGGCGGGCGCCTTCGACTCGCTGGGCCATCCACGCAAAGGTCTTTTCCTCGTGCAATCCGACGCCGTGGACTCGGTGCTGGGCACCAAAAAGGCCGAAGCCATGGGACAGTTCGATCTGTTCGGCGGCGGTGGGGACGACAGTGCGGAGTCTTCGTCTGTGTTTGCGATTAAGGTGCCCGACGACGAGTGGGAAGAAAAACACAAGCTGGCCCTGGAGCGGGAAATGCTGGGCCTGTACGTATCCGGGCATCCGCTCAACGGGGTGGCGCACCTGCTGAGCCGTCAGACCGACACCCAGATCCCCACGATTCTGGAAGGCGATATCCCCAACGACACCCAGGTGCGTGTGGGAGGCATCCTGGCCTCGGTCAACCGTCGCGTCAACAAGAACGGGATGCCGTGGGCCTCGGCGCAGCTCGAGGATCTCACCGGTGGTATCGAGGTGCTCTTCTTCCCGCAGGCCTACTCGGTATACGGTGCCGAGATCGCCGACGACGCGGTGGTGCTCGTGAACGCCAAGGTTGCCATCCGGGATGACCGGATCTCCCTGATCGCCAATGACCTTGTGGTACCTGACTTCTCGCAGGCAGCCGATGATCGTCCGGTCGCGGTGACCATGCCGACCCGGCAATGCACCATCGACAAGGTGACGGCGCTCAAGCAGGTGTTGGCGCGGCATCCGGGCACCAACCAGGTACACCTGCGGTTGATCAGCGGAGAACGTGTCACCACCCTGGAACTCGATCAGTCGCTTCGGGTGACGCCCTCGTCGGCGTTGATGGGCGACCTCAAGGCGCTGCTCGGGCCGGGTTGCCTGGGCGGCTAG